One genomic segment of Desulfomicrobium sp. ZS1 includes these proteins:
- a CDS encoding tetratricopeptide repeat protein, with product MRTRPLASLIWLLVSAIFGLIPLHAAHGAILTWNTLSQGEALVFTFDSALPGVEPRQRGLTQIQIPVPWSFWQNERKPTIPDLSSSELFKEILITPDGIFIQTRSADFVLSSSTDSKSKELTVELYPPAPYEPENPVPGIATPTSGGNETAADVNATPEASPPPEQAAQSELAQNATFPGASDPSAASAPGNALGSDQPDLPAHESSLSGLSAVRSKIIRPGQDEDSTQSTLRLRIDRDATPPAQSRETPITKTRADAGAPEQILPAAVPPVATKTEQNDTRPPAQEEINVPVTTPANQTGGLPDTNQTEATPSSAVAVPATETSGNETVSTAQPFAPPEPTLSGSIPSEPQMPGDTPVNQTMNASEAGAQDNSTAELEELYKTAQSALIVEDLKTARAAVTQMIEHPKVPEPLYEELLYTLADITMKEGLLDLEGNFAAILEAYEAAKNSNLDSRNVPEALSRMGYLHLFVGNVPEAKGYFDLLRRKYPDDRRVAMIDYYWGEHYLRLKDYGRAAEHFQYATQNFPMSLAVQPSTVGLLRAFTGLGYFDKALGVVSSIERRWPSYYLSDPSFLMSAGYAAMLSGNLTRAKDYFWAYANIVPDAQDVDVAMARIGDILLKENNPDAAREIYHRTSEAYPAKEGGLIAKMRLAEEGVLDQPSITDMNPVFSRPESNPEQIYNSILEHADSSLAPVARLKLAMWHLWNKKYAASLEEIRRFQDDYPKHELLPKAREVADTALRDWITNDLELEDFNGAVLHWSAHENLYQGRDMDPQIRLIVATAFMQTGRPQEALDMARPFVFGSGPRGEFSEPGLELTLAMQVELQQWQDILDLSKQVASWNLAAERQRQVDYATALAHEKLEQSVRARPLWAKLATDMGLTDTQRGYAHYFLGREALGAGKLEQATILGQEALTLLQKEKSDIPKLKETLELLIQAAEKGGRAQDALAWTMEYDGYVAESDPDWPAHTYRKALLFKKNSETDQWRKNLNRLKELFPNSLHGRMAAAELEGTRLEKEVKKIR from the coding sequence GTGCGCACACGCCCCCTTGCCAGCCTGATCTGGCTTCTTGTTTCGGCCATTTTTGGCCTGATACCACTGCACGCCGCCCATGGCGCGATTCTGACGTGGAACACGCTGTCCCAGGGTGAGGCGCTTGTCTTCACATTCGACTCAGCCCTGCCCGGAGTCGAACCCAGACAGCGCGGCCTGACGCAGATCCAGATTCCCGTTCCCTGGAGTTTCTGGCAAAATGAACGCAAGCCAACAATTCCGGACCTCTCTTCGTCCGAGCTGTTCAAAGAGATCCTGATCACTCCGGACGGCATTTTCATTCAAACGCGCTCAGCCGACTTTGTTCTATCCTCTTCCACCGATTCCAAAAGCAAAGAGCTGACTGTCGAGCTGTATCCTCCCGCTCCGTATGAACCCGAAAACCCGGTCCCGGGCATAGCCACGCCCACGTCGGGCGGCAATGAAACCGCCGCCGATGTCAACGCCACGCCCGAAGCGTCGCCGCCTCCTGAGCAGGCCGCCCAGAGCGAGCTCGCCCAGAATGCGACCTTCCCGGGCGCGTCGGATCCGTCTGCGGCATCGGCTCCTGGCAATGCCCTCGGCAGCGATCAACCCGATCTCCCGGCGCACGAGTCGTCACTTTCGGGCCTTTCCGCAGTGCGCAGCAAGATCATACGTCCTGGCCAGGATGAGGATTCCACGCAATCCACGCTGCGCCTCCGCATCGACCGCGACGCAACGCCTCCCGCACAAAGCCGGGAGACGCCCATCACTAAGACACGAGCAGACGCCGGCGCTCCAGAACAAATCCTGCCCGCAGCCGTGCCCCCCGTAGCCACGAAAACAGAACAGAATGATACCCGGCCGCCTGCGCAGGAAGAAATCAATGTCCCCGTCACGACCCCGGCCAATCAGACTGGAGGGCTGCCGGACACGAACCAGACCGAGGCCACGCCCTCGTCTGCGGTCGCCGTCCCGGCCACGGAGACGTCCGGCAACGAGACTGTCAGCACCGCCCAACCCTTCGCGCCACCAGAGCCCACCCTTTCTGGATCTATACCGTCCGAGCCGCAGATGCCCGGGGATACCCCGGTAAACCAGACCATGAACGCATCTGAAGCCGGCGCTCAAGACAACAGCACGGCCGAACTGGAAGAGTTGTACAAGACCGCCCAAAGCGCTTTGATCGTCGAAGATCTGAAGACCGCCCGCGCGGCCGTGACCCAGATGATCGAGCATCCCAAGGTTCCCGAACCGCTGTATGAAGAATTGCTGTATACCCTGGCCGACATCACCATGAAAGAGGGTCTTTTAGACCTTGAAGGCAATTTCGCGGCGATCCTGGAGGCCTACGAAGCAGCCAAAAACTCGAACCTGGACTCACGCAATGTGCCCGAGGCCCTCTCCCGCATGGGATACCTGCACCTCTTCGTGGGCAACGTGCCCGAGGCGAAGGGCTACTTCGACCTCTTGCGCAGGAAATACCCGGACGACCGCCGGGTGGCCATGATCGACTACTACTGGGGCGAACACTACCTGCGACTCAAAGACTATGGCCGGGCCGCCGAGCACTTCCAATACGCGACCCAAAACTTCCCCATGAGCCTGGCCGTGCAGCCGAGCACCGTCGGCCTGCTCCGGGCGTTCACCGGACTGGGCTATTTCGACAAGGCCCTTGGAGTCGTCAGCAGCATCGAAAGACGCTGGCCAAGCTATTACCTGAGCGACCCGTCCTTCCTGATGTCCGCCGGATATGCCGCCATGCTCAGCGGCAACCTGACCCGGGCCAAGGACTATTTCTGGGCCTATGCCAACATAGTCCCGGACGCCCAGGATGTGGACGTGGCCATGGCCCGCATCGGCGACATCCTCCTGAAAGAGAATAATCCCGACGCGGCCCGCGAAATTTACCACCGCACTTCCGAGGCCTACCCTGCCAAAGAGGGTGGCCTCATCGCCAAGATGCGCCTGGCCGAGGAAGGCGTCCTCGACCAGCCGAGCATCACGGACATGAACCCCGTTTTCAGCCGCCCCGAATCGAACCCCGAGCAGATTTACAACAGTATCCTGGAACACGCGGACAGCTCTCTGGCCCCCGTGGCCAGGCTGAAGCTGGCCATGTGGCACCTCTGGAACAAGAAATACGCCGCAAGCCTGGAGGAAATCCGCCGTTTCCAGGACGACTATCCAAAACACGAACTGCTGCCTAAGGCGCGGGAAGTAGCGGACACGGCCCTGCGGGACTGGATCACGAACGATCTGGAACTTGAAGATTTCAATGGAGCGGTGCTGCACTGGAGCGCACACGAAAACCTGTACCAGGGTCGGGACATGGACCCGCAGATCAGGCTGATCGTGGCCACGGCCTTCATGCAGACCGGACGCCCGCAGGAAGCTCTGGATATGGCCAGGCCTTTTGTTTTCGGTTCCGGCCCCCGGGGAGAATTTTCCGAACCGGGCCTGGAGTTGACCCTGGCCATGCAGGTGGAGCTTCAGCAATGGCAGGACATTCTGGACCTGTCCAAGCAGGTAGCATCCTGGAATCTGGCAGCGGAGCGACAGCGCCAGGTCGATTACGCGACAGCCCTGGCCCATGAAAAACTGGAGCAGTCCGTGCGGGCCAGACCACTGTGGGCCAAACTGGCCACGGACATGGGCCTGACCGATACGCAACGGGGCTACGCCCATTATTTCCTGGGCCGGGAAGCGCTGGGCGCAGGAAAACTGGAACAGGCCACCATTCTGGGGCAGGAAGCCCTCACGCTGCTGCAAAAAGAAAAAAGTGACATACCCAAGCTTAAAGAAACACTGGAGCTTCTTATTCAAGCTGCCGAAAAAGGCGGTCGCGCCCAGGACGCCTTGGCCTGGACTATGGAATACGACGGCTATGTCGCCGAGAGTGATCCCGATTGGCCAGCGCACACCTACCGCAAGGCACTGCTTTTCAAGAAGAACTCGGAAACAGACCAATGGCGTAAAAACTTGAACCGCCTCAAGGAACTCTTTCCAAACTCCCTGCATGGTCGTATGGCTGCCGCAGAACTCGAAGGGACACGACTTGAAAAGGAAGTGAAAAAAATTCGTTAG
- a CDS encoding sigma-54-dependent Fis family transcriptional regulator, which translates to MTFDTCGIIGKSSALQEVFRILAKVAPSDSTVLVTGESGTGKELLVRALHRNSTRVDKPFVPINCGAIPRELLESELFGHEKGAFTHAIRTKIGRFEMAHGGTVFLDEIGEMDLSLQVKILRVLQEREFERVGGGKTIKTDVRVVAATNRDLEEEVRKGTFREDLFYRLNVIPIALPPLRERGEDVLVLARHFLKHFCANRRHCVLEMADDARDILARYSWPGNVRELENFMERMSILCDSDRIGIFDLPDKILRETGVEVPKKPVPAVDAGFRWPELQDLRDQQLGLKEFLDQVEERLLSEALGEVDGVKNKAAEVLGIKRTTLIEKLKKKNML; encoded by the coding sequence ATGACATTTGATACGTGTGGAATAATTGGAAAGAGTTCCGCCTTGCAAGAGGTATTTCGGATCCTCGCCAAAGTGGCCCCTTCGGACAGCACCGTCCTGGTCACGGGGGAATCCGGTACCGGCAAGGAACTCCTGGTCCGCGCCCTGCATCGCAACAGCACACGGGTGGACAAGCCCTTCGTGCCCATCAATTGCGGGGCCATCCCCCGCGAACTGCTTGAATCCGAACTCTTCGGGCATGAAAAAGGCGCTTTCACGCATGCCATCCGGACCAAGATCGGCCGCTTCGAGATGGCCCATGGCGGCACGGTGTTCCTGGATGAAATAGGGGAGATGGACCTGTCCCTGCAGGTCAAGATCCTGCGCGTGCTGCAGGAGCGGGAGTTTGAGCGGGTCGGAGGCGGCAAGACCATCAAGACCGATGTGCGCGTGGTCGCGGCGACCAACCGCGACCTGGAAGAGGAAGTCCGCAAGGGCACCTTCCGCGAAGACCTCTTTTACCGTCTGAATGTCATCCCCATCGCCCTGCCCCCCCTGCGCGAGCGCGGCGAGGACGTGCTGGTCCTGGCGCGTCATTTCTTGAAGCATTTCTGCGCGAATCGCCGGCACTGCGTTCTTGAGATGGCCGATGATGCACGAGACATCCTGGCCCGCTATTCCTGGCCCGGCAACGTGCGCGAACTGGAAAACTTCATGGAGCGCATGTCCATCCTTTGCGATTCCGATCGGATTGGCATCTTCGACCTGCCCGACAAGATCCTGCGCGAAACCGGAGTCGAGGTGCCCAAAAAGCCCGTGCCCGCAGTGGACGCAGGCTTTCGCTGGCCGGAGCTCCAGGACTTGCGGGACCAGCAGCTTGGCCTCAAAGAATTCCTGGACCAGGTCGAGGAGCGGCTTTTGAGCGAAGCCCTGGGGGAAGTAGACGGGGTCAAGAACAAGGCTGCCGAAGTTTTGGGCATCAAGCGGACCACCCTCATAGAGAAACTGAAAAAAAAGAATATGTTATAA
- the sfsA gene encoding DNA/RNA nuclease SfsA, which translates to MHHLLKFPPRSRNATFIAREKRFLVHVLLDGQRVTVHTNNSGSMLGLLRLGMEVFISPAGSPKRKLPYTLELVRPCGDWIGVNTSTPNRLLKKAWEASAIPELHGYSEFMPEAVHGDSRLDARLSGPVGEFWIEAKNVTMVEDGVACFPDAVTTRGQKHLLELMNLAQRGVRVGVFLAVQRPDGGCFGPADFIDPRFAELFWMAADRGVEFLPHVVHVSPEGIALGPRLPLVSRNSTQSG; encoded by the coding sequence ATGCATCATCTCTTGAAATTTCCACCCCGAAGCCGTAACGCCACCTTTATTGCCCGCGAAAAACGTTTTCTGGTCCACGTGCTGCTGGATGGCCAGCGGGTGACGGTCCACACCAACAACTCCGGTTCCATGCTGGGCCTGCTGCGCCTCGGCATGGAGGTTTTCATCTCTCCGGCCGGTTCCCCGAAGCGAAAGTTGCCCTATACCCTGGAGCTGGTCCGCCCTTGTGGCGATTGGATCGGGGTCAATACGTCAACTCCCAACCGTCTACTCAAAAAAGCCTGGGAGGCGTCGGCCATCCCGGAACTTCACGGGTATTCAGAGTTCATGCCTGAGGCGGTGCACGGGGATTCGCGGCTTGACGCCCGGCTGTCCGGGCCCGTCGGAGAGTTCTGGATCGAGGCCAAGAACGTGACCATGGTCGAGGATGGCGTGGCCTGTTTTCCGGACGCGGTCACGACGCGCGGGCAAAAACACCTGCTCGAACTTATGAATCTCGCGCAGCGTGGCGTGCGCGTAGGCGTCTTTTTGGCGGTGCAACGCCCTGATGGCGGGTGCTTCGGCCCGGCGGATTTCATAGATCCGCGCTTTGCCGAGCTTTTCTGGATGGCCGCGGACAGGGGCGTGGAGTTCCTGCCCCATGTCGTACACGTCAGTCCCGAGGGCATTGCCCTTGGTCCCCGGCTGCCGCTTGTTTCCCGAAATTCAACCCAATCTGGATAA
- the hslO gene encoding Hsp33 family molecular chaperone HslO, whose amino-acid sequence MNDQLVRVISDEANVRAMACLTTATVREACARHATLPTASVALGRAMTGAVLLGALLKGRQRVSLKFEGNGPLGKIVVEADPMCLVHGYVGNPAVDLPLKDGRFDIPGALGRAGLLTVTKDLQLKTPYQGVVNLVSSEIAEDIAYYLTDSEQTPSAMGLTTIPDERGGIAVAGGFLIQSLPPANEEALDNLMRRIQSLPPLAKMFLDGATPKEILDRIFGDIPFEILGHQDVAFHCGCSRDRIEQALITLGVEEIKSLAEQNEDTVITCEFCREPYAFSPDDLRRLAEERH is encoded by the coding sequence ATGAACGATCAGCTTGTCCGCGTTATCTCCGATGAAGCCAACGTGCGCGCCATGGCCTGCCTGACCACCGCCACTGTGCGCGAGGCCTGTGCCCGGCACGCCACCCTGCCCACCGCTTCCGTGGCCCTGGGCCGGGCCATGACGGGCGCCGTGCTTCTGGGCGCGCTGCTCAAGGGGCGGCAGCGCGTGTCCCTCAAATTCGAGGGGAACGGCCCGCTCGGTAAGATCGTGGTCGAGGCCGACCCCATGTGCCTCGTGCATGGCTACGTGGGTAATCCGGCGGTGGACCTGCCGCTTAAGGATGGCCGTTTCGACATCCCCGGCGCTCTGGGGCGGGCCGGCCTTTTGACCGTGACCAAGGACTTGCAGCTCAAGACTCCCTACCAGGGCGTGGTCAATCTCGTGTCCAGCGAGATCGCCGAGGATATCGCCTACTACCTGACGGATTCCGAACAGACGCCCTCGGCCATGGGCCTGACCACTATTCCGGATGAGCGGGGCGGCATCGCCGTGGCCGGAGGGTTTCTGATCCAGTCCCTGCCCCCGGCCAACGAGGAGGCCCTCGACAATCTGATGCGGCGGATACAGTCTTTGCCACCCCTGGCCAAGATGTTCCTGGACGGGGCTACTCCCAAAGAGATCCTGGACCGGATTTTCGGGGATATCCCCTTTGAGATTCTCGGACACCAGGACGTGGCCTTCCACTGCGGCTGCTCCCGCGACCGCATCGAGCAGGCGCTCATCACCCTCGGCGTGGAAGAAATCAAAAGCCTTGCCGAGCAGAACGAGGACACCGTCATCACCTGCGAATTCTGCCGGGAGCCCTACGCATTCAGCCCCGATGACCTGCGGCGACTGGCCGAGGAGCGGCATTAG
- a CDS encoding flagellar basal body rod C-terminal domain-containing protein encodes MMENVQAMQAISFSQQVTANNVANMNTSGFHSSRVELETGPNGQGVQVQDVYENTASGPLVPGGEYVETDEALRYEEMLVEGSNTDLATEMVQMIENEHAFAANAAALHTNLDMTGVIINMMV; translated from the coding sequence ATGATGGAAAATGTTCAGGCCATGCAGGCCATCAGTTTTTCCCAACAGGTCACGGCCAACAACGTGGCCAACATGAACACGAGCGGCTTTCATTCCAGCCGGGTGGAATTAGAGACCGGCCCGAATGGTCAGGGCGTGCAGGTGCAGGATGTCTACGAAAACACCGCCTCCGGGCCACTGGTGCCGGGCGGTGAGTACGTCGAAACCGACGAAGCGCTGCGCTACGAAGAGATGCTGGTCGAAGGCTCGAACACCGATCTGGCCACGGAAATGGTGCAGATGATCGAAAACGAGCACGCCTTCGCCGCCAACGCCGCCGCCCTGCACACCAACCTGGACATGACCGGGGTGATTATCAATATGATGGTCTGA
- the folE2 gene encoding GTP cyclohydrolase FolE2 encodes MRDVQSGPAEVALRIDRVGVKNLSIPLTVRDRAKGRLHTVARVDLSVDLPARFKGTHMSRFLEALRDMDTTLDADSCKNLLLDLRDRLQAESSHLCFFFTYFLEQRAPVTGSAALMDYSCFLRGVLRNGEVSLMLGVEVPVMTVCPCSKAISREGAHSQRAMVRIEAQCLGMLWLEDLIAIAQESGSSPVYALLKREDEKFVTEAAFAAPTFVEDVVRGAASRLAAHPKVKGFRVEVESFESIHNHSAYACIDQMDEGTDAVHTNP; translated from the coding sequence ATGCGCGACGTTCAGAGCGGCCCGGCGGAAGTGGCCCTGCGCATCGACCGCGTCGGGGTCAAGAACCTGTCCATCCCCCTGACGGTGCGCGACCGGGCCAAGGGACGGCTGCATACCGTGGCGCGGGTGGATTTGAGCGTGGATCTGCCGGCCCGGTTCAAGGGCACGCACATGAGCAGATTTCTTGAAGCACTGCGCGACATGGACACGACCCTGGACGCGGACAGCTGCAAAAACCTGCTGCTGGATCTGCGCGATCGCCTGCAGGCCGAAAGCTCCCACCTGTGCTTTTTTTTCACCTACTTTCTGGAACAACGCGCCCCGGTCACTGGCAGCGCAGCGCTCATGGATTATTCCTGCTTTCTGCGCGGGGTGCTGCGCAATGGCGAGGTCAGCCTGATGCTGGGCGTGGAAGTGCCGGTCATGACCGTGTGTCCCTGCTCCAAGGCGATTTCCCGGGAAGGCGCCCACAGCCAGCGGGCCATGGTCCGCATCGAGGCGCAGTGTCTGGGCATGCTCTGGCTTGAAGATCTCATCGCCATCGCGCAGGAGTCCGGTTCTTCCCCGGTTTACGCGCTCTTGAAACGCGAGGATGAAAAATTCGTGACTGAAGCGGCCTTTGCCGCCCCGACCTTCGTGGAGGATGTGGTGCGGGGCGCGGCGTCACGCCTGGCCGCGCATCCCAAGGTGAAGGGTTTTCGGGTTGAGGTGGAATCGTTTGAATCCATTCACAACCACAGCGCCTATGCCTGCATCGATCAGATGGACGAAGGCACGGACGCCGTCCACACAAACCCTTGA
- the nikR gene encoding nickel-responsive transcriptional regulator NikR, with product MGQTIRFGVSLDSDLLEKFDALCEERCYQTRSEAIRDLIRGTLVQKEWEDLNKEMVGTLTLVYDHHHSDLAQKMTEIQHSSLDVIVTSLHIHLDHHNCMEVLILRGPGQDIKATAERLISTKGVKHGKLSLATTGQDLT from the coding sequence ATGGGTCAGACTATTCGTTTTGGAGTGTCCCTGGACTCCGATCTGCTGGAAAAATTCGACGCACTGTGCGAGGAACGCTGTTATCAGACACGCTCCGAAGCCATCCGCGACCTTATCCGAGGCACTCTGGTGCAGAAGGAATGGGAAGACCTGAACAAGGAGATGGTCGGCACCCTGACCCTGGTCTATGATCACCATCACTCGGACCTGGCGCAAAAGATGACCGAGATCCAGCACTCATCCCTTGATGTCATTGTCACATCCCTGCACATCCATCTTGACCACCACAACTGCATGGAGGTGCTCATTCTGCGCGGCCCGGGTCAGGACATCAAAGCCACCGCCGAACGACTCATCTCCACCAAGGGTGTGAAGCACGGCAAGCTGAGTCTGGCCACCACCGGGCAGGATCTGACCTGA